From Ndongobacter massiliensis:
TAGCTTCTGAAATATAGGAGGTGAAAATCATGAAGACAAAATATTGAAGTTGCTATCGTGCCTACTCGCCATTATGCTGATGCTGGCGGCTACATGCAATAGTATAGCATTGGCTACCAACGAATTAAATCCCGAACCGTCTGAATCGCCCGCTGTAAAAGAGAATGAAGAGACAACAACGGTAGAGAAAGAATGGAAAGAGGAGAACACTGGCGGAGAAGAAAAAAGTTAAACGCAAGAATTCTTAGGTCCGGGAGGAAAGCTCATAAGTGATGTTGGAGAGGCAAAGGGAAAAGAAACAACTCCCATTAAAGGAGGAACAGAAAACGGAAGAAACGGCAAACGTAGAAGTTACTGTTCAGAATGGGGAAGCACCCACCGAAGATGGCAAGAAGATAGAAATCGAAGATCCGGAAATTACGATTGAACTTGCGCCCGGAAAAACGGATAAAAAAACGGAAAAAGAGGATGCCTGGTTCAATGAGGACACTTTTGATGTACAAGAAAAAGCTTCTTATACTTCTGTAGAATCGAAAAGTGAAGTCACGAGACTGGAATGGGAGGCTTCTTATTACGCATTTTAAGAGCAATCTGAAATAACGGATGATACGATTCATATATCGGAAGAAAGAGACGCAGAAAAGAAAAATGATTGGTCGCTTAAGACCGGCGACATTCTATATGTCATTCACATGAGCCTGTTGGCAGTCGCATTCGTAGGCTTTTTATCGATCGCATTGTTTGCAAGGAAACTGGATGGAGAATAAAATTGCAAAGCGGTCCTGACAAAGCCAAGGTCAAATTATGGTGTAAAGACAAAAATTTGAGTCAAAGGTAAGTTTTTCGTCAGGCTCCGCCCGACAAGAAAGGGGCTGTCAGAACGCAAGCATTTCGACAGCCCCTTTTCCCTATCTGGCAAAAATTTCTTTCATGTCATTCTTGGATGGTTCATAATTGTCGAAGGTTGCCATCCAATCCACATCAAATTTCTTGGTGCTTTCCACTTCATCGGAAAGCCAGCCACTTTTCACCATCTGTTTTTGGACGTCTTCCGACAGCAGATAGTCGATCAGTTCCCTGGCCTCCGCCTCGTGGGCGCTGCCCTTGATGATGGCGACGCTATTGGGGATGACCATCGCTCCATCGCCCGGTTCCAGCTGGTCCGGAAAGGCAATGGCAAGTTTATCATTATCCTGCATGGCCTCTAGGGCATCGTCCGTATCCGTCAATCCGAAGGCTACTGCCCCACGGTCCACCGCATCCTTGACCGCACTGTTGCCGTCCACCACCATCGCGCCATGTTCTCGCATCGCCTCAAACAGCGTTTTGGTGTCCTGTGCCCCGTTGATTCCGTAGAGCATGGCAACATGGGTCGATGTGGTTCCAAACATGGGATATGCGATCGCATAGGAAAGGCCCTCCTTGCCGAAGTCTGCATCCCCCAGTTCCTTGATGGTTTTGGGTAATTGGTCTTTTTCTACTGCCGTCTTGTCATAGAGAAAGACGCGGCCACGCCCACCAAAAGTCTGCCAATCCTTGTCCTCGACCACGCCTTCTTTGACAAGACGCATGGTCTGCAGGGTCTCCCCGTTCCAGAACAAATCACATTGCGGATGATCCTTTTCTTCGATCAGACGCTCCACCAAGCCGACCGTTTTTGCCGCCTCAATATCGTATACCGGCTTGACGGTAATGCCGGACTCTTGTTGAAAGTTCTGCAGAATCGGTTCAGAGAAGACCTGGTCTACAGAGGTGTAAACCACCAGCTGCTTTGCCTCTGTCGCACTCTGCTGTGAGGCCGAATCCGTTTCGGTCGCCGCGCCGGAAGATGGCTCGGTTTGTTTGGATTTGTCCGTGGTTGCCGACTCGTCGGAGCAAGCCCCAAGCATCAGCAAGAGCACCAAGCCCAGCGTCATTCTCAAAAAATATTTCATGTAATCTCCCTCCATTCGCCTGCCCCTTCGATTTACTTTCCTTATAGGCTTCCGACCGGCGCCCATGGGGCGGGTCTTCTTCAATCCAGCGGCTGTCCGCACTTGGGGCAAAAGCGCATCGCGCTATTTTCAACAGGCGTGCCGCAATGTCCGCAGAAGCGCTGTACTTGTAGAGGGGTTGTCTCCTGATCGTCCACTGGGTTGGTCTCCGGTGCTGCAACCTGTGCAGCACTTACGGTCTGTGCAGAAACTGTTTCCTGCGCAGAAGCTGCGACCCCCTCAGACGTTGCCACCCCGGCAGAAACTGCGAACTGTGCATTCGATAGACCTTGCTCCGCAGTCGTGTCATCCGCCGCGGTTGTGTCCTCCGCCATCGATTCGTCCGTATCCTCCGGCCATAAATTTTCAAACAGGAAAGCGGCAAGGAGTAAGTTGGATATGTCATCACCGGTTACCGTCTGAAGACAAAAGCCATCCTGCATGCCGACGACCGCGACGCTTGCCGTCCCTCCCTGAAATAGGATCATGCTTTCAAAGCTGGGATCCGTACCTTTTCCAATCTGGGGGGGGCGAATTGCATTTGGGGTGCTTTGCTTTTCCTTTGGCATATTCACTGCAATAGGTTGCATGCTGTACTTTTCCGTTTTTGTATATGGTACGAATGTGCATTTTCGTTCCGCAATCTTTACAGTACATCAAGCCTGAAAGTGCGTGAATTTCTCCATCTCCGTTTGGTCTTTTTACAGGTGCGTTTTTTAACATACGCTCTACATTTTCAAAGGTAGTTCTATCTATTATCGGCTCATGCACATTTTCTGTTATTTGCCATTTGCTTTTATCTACATAATGGTTTCTCTTATCTCTGTAATGCTTTTCAGTCTTGAAGTTGACTACATCACCACAATACTCCTGTCTTTTCAGTATGCGTGTCAGGGTTGCTTTGTTCCAGTTATATCTGTTTTCTTCATTAAGAGGTTTACTTTTTGCTGTTCCTCTGTCTTGCTGTTTCATATAAGAGGTTGGGGTTGGTATTTCTTTTTCTTTCAGATAAACGGCTATCTGATTTCTGTTTTTCCCCTCCATAAATAGCCTGAAAATGAGTTTTACAACTTCGGCAGCTTCTCTTTATCGACTATCCAATAATCTTTGTTCTCAGGGTCTTTTATATAGCCGTATGGGGCTTCTGTTGCGACAGGCTTTCCGTTTGCTCCTTTGGTTTTAATTCCTGTCTTTACTTTCTTGCTGATGTCTCTTGCATAACACTCTGACATAATGTTGATAAATGGAGCAAATTCCAATGTATTTTGGTCAATGCTGTCTATGCCGTTATTGATGGCGATAAAGCGTACATTGTTTCTTCTAAATGTCTCCATCGCATTTCCTACTTGAAGATAATCTCGTCCCCATCTTGTCATATCTTTCATAATGACAATTCCGATTTTGCCTTGCTCTACATCGCTTATCATCTGTGTATAGGCACTTCTATCAAAGAACCTACCGCTTTCATCATCGTCGATATAGTGGCGAATGTTCATCAGCTTTTGCTGTCTTGCATATCGCTCTAAAAATGCTTTTTGGTTTACAATACTGTTGCTTTCTCCCCCGTCCCTGTCCTCATCACCAACTGAAAGGCGGGAGTATAGCGCTGTGATTTTACCCATATATTCTATTTATCCTCCTTTTTTTGTGTCTATATATCATTCCTTACAGTTAATAGTATGCAACCCAATGAAATGATGCTTGGTCTGGTTAGCTGGATTCCCCTGTATATGACCGGACATATTTTTTCCTATTATCTGGAGGGCAACAACAATCTCATCTATTGCCACACGGATTATGTATCCGGTGAGACGGCACTTTCCGGCGAGTGTCTGCGTGGCTATCATAAAGAAGGAAAATATTATTTGACGCAGCAAAAACAGGAACTTGAATATTATCATAAGCGCGCCTCCCGCCTGCTAGCCAAGGCGCAGCCTCTCATGCGCACCTTTAAGGCGGACCAGCGCGAGGCTTATCAAGCCTTTGAGAACACCGCCTCCTTGTTGGAGGGGGAACGCCACTACATTTTGTCTTCTCTTCCCTTGCACACCATGCCGGATGAAGTCCTGGAGGATTTGTTCCGCCTGCATCATTTTAATGAAGAGGAGCAGGCTCTCGTGCTTGCAGACCGCGTGCGCCAACGCTACATCCTCCAAACTATTCTGAAAAACAACAACGTCGTCATGGATATTCCCTATTTTCCCGCGGAGGATTTCAAGCAACATCCCCTGTCTGTTCCCTTTCATTCCCTGCCCACAAAAAAAATTCCTACATATACTTACGAACAATACCAAATCCATCTGCGCGCCACACAGGAGCTGACCGATCAGTACCCCGGCTATCAACTCAAGCGATTGCCGATCTCTCCATTTAAGAATATCCAAATCTGCATTCACTCCGGGAAATGGGTGGTCGTATCCAAAAATAATGCTCCTGAAATTCACTTTGTCATCCACCACCCCAAAATGCTGCAGGCCTTTGAGCACTTTCAATTTCCCATGAACGACGAAGATCCCTTTTTGAACCCAAAGGCGACCGATTGAGACGGCACTGGCCTGATGCTGCGTACACCCTGTTTGATGGGGTGGATGCTGCGAGGTATGGACTTCTTTCTTCTAGGGAGCGACGAATTGTGTCAAGTTTAGTTGACGAGTCCTGTTGTATGAAGTGAATATAAACTTGAAATTTTACATAAAAATTTATTTCGATTTATGAAATAGGACCTCAAGTTTCCAATTTGCGAGTTTTTGACAGATGTTTTTTTCATTTTTCGATTTTACACCGTCAACTTTTTCTGCGTTCTTTGGAGAACTGCTGACATTTTCGCTTTTTTGCGCATTTGGACCGTCAATTTCATTCATTTCGAAGGCAGAACTGCTGATGTTTTTGATTTTTTTACCTTTTAACCAGCACAATGATTCGGAGCTTTTTACAATTATTCCATTTTAGCCTGTCGGCAGCGCCATATGTTTGCTGCACCGAGCAAAAACCGGGGGTCGCCCTCTATTGAATCAGTCGGCAGCGCGCAAACCGCGGGTGACCTGTAGGAAAGAGAAAGAAAATAGGTAGGCAAACGCAACGCATGAAGAAAAGCGCAGAGAAACCTTGCATAGCAGGCTTCTTGCGCTTTTTGTTCGTCGTAACTGTCAAAGACGGGATTACAGTAACAGTTACAAGCATGTGCAAGCAATTGCAAGCAAAATGGAGGTCCATATGGTCGCAGAATCAAAGGCATCACAGTGGAGATTGGCGACGATTCGACCGGTCTATTCCCGAAGACCGCCCTCAGCAAATTTCTTGAAATCTCTCATTTAAGCCTATTTCTGTACTTTTACTGGTTCCTTGTCAGTAAACAAACTGTCTCCACATTGCTCGTATTCACAAACTGGTCCACCCCGACCAAGCTTTTCACGACAAAACCGCTTTCACACAGGCGCCCGCAATCCCGCGCCAAGGTCGCCGGATTGCAAGAGATATAGACAATTCGTTGTGCACCGGAGGCGCAAAGCGCTTCCACTGCCTTTTTATGCAATCCCGCGCGTGGTGGATCCAGTAAAATTTCAGTTGCTTTGCTTTCTTCCAAAAGTTGCGGCAAAATCTGTTCGACGCGCGCACAGCGAAATTCTGCCCCCTGCACGGCGTTGCGTCGGGCATTTTTTTTGGCATCGCGCACGGCGGAAGGCTCGACCTCCACCCCGATGACGCGG
This genomic window contains:
- a CDS encoding extracellular solute-binding protein, with product MKYFLRMTLGLVLLLMLGACSDESATTDKSKQTEPSSGAATETDSASQQSATEAKQLVVYTSVDQVFSEPILQNFQQESGITVKPVYDIEAAKTVGLVERLIEEKDHPQCDLFWNGETLQTMRLVKEGVVEDKDWQTFGGRGRVFLYDKTAVEKDQLPKTIKELGDADFGKEGLSYAIAYPMFGTTSTHVAMLYGINGAQDTKTLFEAMREHGAMVVDGNSAVKDAVDRGAVAFGLTDTDDALEAMQDNDKLAIAFPDQLEPGDGAMVIPNSVAIIKGSAHEAEARELIDYLLSEDVQKQMVKSGWLSDEVESTKKFDVDWMATFDNYEPSKNDMKEIFAR
- a CDS encoding zinc ribbon domain-containing protein yields the protein MILFQGGTASVAVVGMQDGFCLQTVTGDDISNLLLAAFLFENLWPEDTDESMAEDTTAADDTTAEQGLSNAQFAVSAGVATSEGVAASAQETVSAQTVSAAQVAAPETNPVDDQETTPLQVQRFCGHCGTPVENSAMRFCPKCGQPLD